The Arctopsyche grandis isolate Sample6627 chromosome 10, ASM5162203v2, whole genome shotgun sequence genome window below encodes:
- the LOC143918078 gene encoding uncharacterized protein LOC143918078: MKLSIVFLIFMMTNSLEATPPRIKRRLYTIGHGYGALAMAPTYTYGHSMSPYIQSPSPYIQAAPMFQAASYPAHMIQAAPMMHTAPMLQAAPMMQTASMIQGAPMMQPSHMIQPSPFTKYIAVPKYFRIPLTYTSKYVDPWTSGQRMYAPKYHHNGIRLWQ; encoded by the exons ATGAAATTGTCG ATAGTATTTTTAATCTTTATGATGACAAACTCATTAGAAGCAACTCCACCGAGGATCAAACGAAGATTATACACTATCGGTCATGGCTATGGAGCACTGGCCATGGcgccaacatatacatatggtcACTCCATGTCACCATACATTCAATCGCCATCACCTTATATTCAAGCTGCACCTATGTTCCAAGCTGCATCGTACCCTGCACATATGATCCAAGCTGCACCAATGATGCATACAGCTCCTATGCTCCAAGCTGCGCCAATGATGCAAACAGCATCGATGATTCAGGGTGCACCAATGATGCAACCCTCACATATGATTCAACCATCTCCATTCACCAAATATATCGCAGTGCCCAAATATTTTAGAATACCTCTAACATACACCTCTAAATATGTGGATCCATGGACGTCCGGTCAAAGGATGTATGCTCCCAAATATCATCATAACGGTATAAGATTGTGGCAATAA
- the eIF3f1 gene encoding eukaryotic translation initiation factor 3 subunit f1 — protein MATMSLNLVVKVHPIVLFQIVDAYERRNADSHRVIGTLLGSVDKGVVEVTNCFCVPHKEHADQVEAELNYAMDVYDLNRRVNSTENIVGWWATGNEVTNHSSVIHEYYARECNNPVHLTLDTSLQGARMGLRAYVCVALGVPGGKSGCMFTPINVEVTCYEPELVGLQLCQKTMGPGNNNRPRQVQPMMDLAQVAEASSKLHVLLEQVLQYVEDVIADKEPADNAVGRSLLDLINSVPNMSNEEFTNMFNTNIKDLLMVVTLSQLIKIQLQLNEKLTLLTSV, from the exons ATGGCTACCATGTCTCTGAACCTGGTGGTGAAAGTACATCCCATCGTACTTTTCCAAATCGTTGATGCCTACGAGCGCAGAAATGCAGACTCCCACCGTGTCATCGGAACCCTTCTCG gttcTGTTGACAAGGGAGTTGTGGAAGTGACGAATTGCTTCTGTGTGCCTCACAAAGAACACGCTGATCAAGTAGAAGCCGAACTCAATTATGCGATGGATGTGTACGATCTGAACAGACGTGTTAATTCCACGGAAAATATAGTTG GTTGGTGGGCAACTGGTAACGAAGTCACAAATCACTCGTCAGTTATACACGAGTATTACGCTAGAGAATGCAACAACCCTGTTCATTTAACCTTAGATACTAGCTTACAAGGTGCTCGGATGGGCTTACGAGCTTACGTTTGCGTTGCACTTGGTGTTCCTGGAGGAAAATCTGGATGTATGTTTACACCAATCAATGTCGAAGTGACTTGTTATGAACCTGAA CTTGTTGGTCTTCAATTATGTCAAAAAACAATGGGTCCCGGAAACAATAATAGACCTAGACAAGTACAACCCATGATGGATTTGGCTCAAGTAGCAGAGGCATCCTCTAAACTACATGTTTTATTGGAACAA GTGTTACAGTATGTTGAAGATGTTATCGCCGACAAGGAACCGGCTGATAACGCTGTAGGTCGGTCACTTCTCGACTTGATCAATTCCGTGCCCAACATGTCCAACGAAGAATTCACAAATATGTTCAATACAAACATTAAAGATTTGTTGATGGTAGTGACACTTTCGCAACTCATCAAAATACAACTTCAATTAAACGAAAAGCTCACTTTATTGACATCAGTATAA
- the bbx gene encoding bobby sox, translated as MTELEDTPIDLPEGNTHCQSKNVEIDVDPEPSHHARRPMNAFLIFCKRHRSVVRDKYPNLENRSITKILGEWWANLDKEDKACYTGLAKQYKDAFFSANPGFKWYKLPAPPLRTFSTRPSNNHFSNSYNEQENYNPEFESCNVKTEQTNNNHIIKSNYDIQPSTSKLFPEENKSMFTPGKLADEAQMGGISSLIVSNSSGEADNDVQNINDTKTRALVDESVLISSAKSDIPMGRSIPNPPPKKRPFLEDNQDAKSSDKTEALSSNNKLSASETKLQKLQDALSETSRLFEMLDSDCSEKKSSFTNYNNNGNESDISSNSVKSDNTTKIDDLSNHSSPSENSHQLNTDIKSSELKTENGSDNYYKMKQFDIDCIYEKSENSWMKNYEKSECKLNGRSCKGKRYQEFMAFGGLLVNKRNKKDHLENKLSYKQDLYKSEGELNNSTNRWKICENFFQNDRLNSSEESQTHNKKSSVTYIENKNFPKSAYENRSEINDTGQDKETLDNIGNKMFKASDFDLDAKIKALPSLSLEKFQQKKKENKKRKKNSCKQKDAKSKISKNIYINSLNNSHNLDHHLLHKISGTQTDFLNNSHEDKMKQKLFMAEEHKTAIIGSRKRKPRKISITRIDSKLHAMNSFTKDNEIVTKTTSISVMPDQNLDNSIDMCGLTTLAEVAANIKM; from the exons ATGACAGAACTTGAAGATACACCGATAGACTTACCTGAAGGTAACACACACTGTCAatcaaaaaatgttgaaatcGACGTAGACCCTGAACCTTCTCATCATGCACGGCGGCCAATGAATGCTTTTCTTATCTTTTGTAAAAGACATCGAAGTGTAGTCAGAGATAAATATCCCAATTTAGAAAATAg ATCGATTACAAAAATTCTTGGTGAATGGTGGGCCAATTTAGATAAAGAAGATAAAGCTTGCTATACGGGTCTTGCAAAAcag TATAAAGACGCGTTCTTTTCGGCCAATCCAGGGTTCAAGTGGTACAAATTACCAGCTCCGCCTTTACGAACGTTTTCAACTCGACCGAGTAACAATCATTTTTCTAATTCTTATAATGAACAGGAGAATTATAATCCTGAATTTGAATCATGTAACGTTAAAACAGAGCAAACTAATAACAATCACATAATTAAGTCCAATTATGACATCCAGCCTTCAACATCGAAATTGTTTCCTGAAGAGAATAAGTCAATGTTTACACCGGGAAAACTTGCAGATGAAGCTCAAATGGGAGGTATCAGTAGTCTGATTGTTTCTAATTCATCGGGTGAAGCTGATAACGACGTTCAGAATATTAATGACACTAAAACGCGTGCCCTAGTTGATGAATCCGTATTAATCTCTTCAGCAAAAAGTGACATACCTATGGGTCGTTCGATTCCAAATCCCCCTCCTAAGAAGAGACCATTTTTAGAAGACAATCAAGATGCAAAAAGTTCTGATAAAACCGAAGCTTTGTCTTCTAATAACAAATTAAGTGCCTCAGAAACTAAGTTACAAAAATTACAGGATGCCCTTTCAGAAACCAGTCGCCTTTTTGAAATGTTGGATAGTGATtgttctgaaaaaaaatcatcttttacgaactataataataatggaaatGAGTCTGACATATCTTCAAATTCTGTAAAATCCGATAATACAACAAAAATTGACGATTTATCTAACCATTCTTCCCCTTCGGAAAATTCCCATCAGTTAAATACCGATATTAAATCATCAGAATTGAAAACTGAAAATGGATCAGATAATTACtataaaatgaaacaatttgatattgattgtatttatgaaaaatcggaaaattcttggatgaaaaattatgaaaaatccgAATGCAAACTTAATGGCAGATCATGTAAAGGTAAAAGATATCAAGAGTTTATGGCATTTGGTGGACTTCTTGTAAATAAACGTAATAAAAAAGACCATTTAGAAAATAAACTTTCATATAAACAAGATTTATACAAATCTGAGGGTGAACTTAATAATTCTACAAACAGATGgaaaatttgtgaaaatttctTTCAAAACGATCGCTTAAATTCGTCTGAAGAAAGTCAAACTCACAATAAAAAATCTTCTGTCacatatattgaaaacaaaaattttccCAAAAGTGCCTATGAAAATAGATCTGAAATAAATGATACTGGTCAAGATAAAGAAACATTAGATAATATAGGGAACAAAATGTTCAAAGCTTCTGATTTTGATCTGGATGCTAAAATCAAAGCATTGCCTTCCTTGAGCcttgaaaaatttcaacaaaagaaaaaagaaaataaaaaacgtAAGAAAAATTCATGTAAACAGAAAGATGCTAAAtctaaaatatctaaaaatatttatataaactctTTAAATAATTCACATAATCTCGATCATCACCTTTTACATAAAATCTCTGGCACACAGACagattttctaaataattctcatgaagataaaatgaaacaaaaactgTTCATGGCTGAAGAACATAAAACGGCAATTATCGGAAGTAGAAAAAGAAAACCAAGAAAAATTAGCATTACTAGAATCGATAGTAAATTACATGCCATGAATAGTTTTACGAAAGACAATGAAATAGTCACAAAAACTACCTCAATTTCGGTGATGCCTGACCAAAATCTCGATAACTCTATAGATATGTGTGGCTTAACAACATTAGCTGAAGTTGCTGCTAATATTAAAATGTAG